A genomic window from Micromonospora sp. WMMA1947 includes:
- the dop gene encoding depupylase/deamidase Dop, which yields MSVRRIMGTEVEYGISVPGQAGANPMVTSSQVVNAYGARPELNRGGRARWDYEEESPLRDARGFTYSGAAYDPAEALADEDLGLANVILTNGARLYVDHAHPEYSTPEVTNPLDVVRWDKAGERVMAEAARRAATIPGTHPIHLYKNNTDNKGASYGAHENYLMRRQTPFADIVAYLTPFFVTRQIVCGAGRVGIGQDGGQSGFQISQRADFFEVEVGLETTLKRPIINTRDEPHADADKYRRLHVIIGDANLSEISTFLKVGTTSLILAMIEEKALGADLGIADPVAELRAVSHDPSLKHLMRMRDGRKLTALDVQWAYLERVSSFVDDRYGKDVDAQTADVLRRWESVLDRLGRDAFECADELDWVAKLRLLEGYREREKLGWGSHKLQLVDLQYSDVRPEKGLYHRLVQRGSMKTLLTDEQTRTAMTEPPEDTRAYFRGRCLDRYASEVVAASWDSVIFDVGRESLVRVPMMEPERGTRAHVGELFDRCESAKDLLETLTSG from the coding sequence ATGAGCGTCAGAAGGATCATGGGCACCGAGGTCGAGTACGGCATCTCCGTGCCCGGCCAGGCCGGAGCCAACCCGATGGTCACCTCCTCCCAGGTGGTAAACGCCTACGGGGCGCGGCCGGAACTCAACCGGGGCGGCCGGGCCCGCTGGGACTACGAGGAGGAGTCGCCACTGCGCGACGCCCGCGGGTTCACCTACTCCGGTGCCGCGTACGACCCGGCCGAGGCGCTCGCCGACGAGGACCTCGGGCTCGCCAACGTCATACTCACCAACGGCGCCCGGCTCTACGTCGACCACGCCCACCCGGAGTACTCCACACCCGAGGTCACCAACCCCCTCGACGTGGTGCGGTGGGACAAGGCGGGGGAGCGGGTGATGGCCGAGGCGGCCCGCCGCGCCGCGACCATCCCGGGCACCCACCCGATCCACCTGTACAAGAACAACACCGACAACAAGGGCGCCAGCTACGGCGCGCACGAGAACTACCTGATGCGCCGGCAGACGCCCTTCGCCGACATCGTGGCGTACCTGACGCCGTTCTTCGTCACCCGGCAGATCGTCTGCGGCGCGGGACGGGTCGGCATCGGCCAGGACGGCGGCCAGAGCGGCTTCCAGATCTCCCAGCGGGCCGACTTCTTCGAGGTCGAGGTAGGGCTGGAGACGACGCTCAAGCGGCCCATCATCAACACCCGCGACGAGCCGCACGCCGACGCCGACAAGTACCGCCGGCTGCACGTCATCATCGGCGACGCCAACCTCTCCGAGATCTCCACGTTCCTCAAGGTCGGCACCACCTCGCTGATCCTCGCCATGATCGAGGAGAAGGCCCTCGGCGCCGACCTGGGCATCGCCGACCCGGTGGCCGAGCTGCGCGCGGTCAGCCACGACCCGTCGCTCAAGCACCTGATGCGGATGCGCGACGGCCGCAAGCTCACCGCGCTGGACGTGCAGTGGGCGTACCTGGAGCGGGTCAGCTCCTTCGTGGACGACCGCTACGGCAAGGACGTCGACGCGCAGACCGCCGACGTGCTGCGCCGCTGGGAGAGCGTGCTGGACCGGCTCGGCCGGGACGCGTTCGAGTGCGCCGACGAGCTGGACTGGGTGGCCAAGCTGCGGCTGCTGGAGGGCTACCGGGAGCGGGAGAAGCTCGGCTGGGGCTCGCACAAGCTGCAACTGGTCGACCTCCAGTACTCCGACGTGCGGCCGGAGAAGGGCCTCTACCACCGCCTGGTGCAGCGCGGCTCGATGAAGACGCTGCTCACCGACGAGCAGACGCGCACCGCGATGACCGAGCCGCCGGAGGACACCCGGGCCTACTTCCGCGGCCGCTGCCTGGACCGGTACGCCTCCGAGGTGGTCGCCGCGAGCTGGGACTCGGTCATCTTCGACGTGGGCCGGGAGTCGCTGGTCCGGGTGCCGATGATGGAGCCCGAGCGGGGCACCCGCGCGCACGTCGGCGAGCTGTTCGACCGCTGCGAGAGCGCCAAGGATCTGCTGGAGACGCTCACCAGCGGGTGA
- a CDS encoding WYL domain-containing protein translates to MSRTRTERLVNLVICLLSTRRFLTAAQIAATVPGYEHDPDDAKDHEAFQRKFERDKAELRELGVPLETGTASVFDAEPGYRIAPRAYALPDIPLEPDEAAAVGIAARLWQHAGLAAAASSGLAKLRAAGIDVDPQATLGLEPMVTVDPAFAPLTAAARDRREVRFDYRVPDRDAPTRRRVQPWGVVCWRGRWYVVGHDLDRDATRCFRLSRVVGAVRATGEPGAYEPPAGVDLISHVARWSGPVERTGRATVLAAPGRAAGLRRWAVECQAGPDGDRLVLPYADADYLAGQIVGYGPDVRVLEPPEVREAVIQRLKEVAARHDELAVTGGAR, encoded by the coding sequence GTGTCCCGGACCCGTACCGAACGCCTGGTCAACCTGGTGATCTGTCTGCTGTCGACGCGACGGTTCCTGACCGCCGCGCAGATCGCCGCGACCGTGCCCGGCTACGAGCACGACCCGGACGACGCGAAGGACCACGAGGCGTTCCAGCGCAAGTTCGAGCGCGACAAGGCCGAGCTGCGTGAGCTGGGGGTGCCGCTGGAGACCGGCACGGCGAGCGTCTTCGACGCCGAGCCGGGCTACCGGATCGCGCCACGCGCCTACGCGTTGCCCGACATCCCGCTCGAACCGGACGAAGCAGCAGCGGTGGGCATCGCCGCCCGGCTGTGGCAGCACGCCGGGCTGGCCGCCGCCGCGTCGTCGGGGCTGGCGAAGCTGCGCGCCGCCGGCATCGACGTCGATCCGCAGGCCACGCTGGGCCTGGAACCGATGGTCACCGTCGACCCGGCGTTCGCGCCGCTCACCGCCGCCGCGCGGGACCGGCGCGAGGTCAGGTTCGACTACCGCGTGCCGGACCGCGACGCGCCCACCCGCCGCCGGGTCCAGCCGTGGGGCGTGGTCTGCTGGCGCGGCCGGTGGTACGTCGTCGGCCACGACCTGGACCGCGACGCGACCCGCTGCTTCCGGTTGTCCCGGGTGGTCGGCGCCGTCCGGGCCACCGGCGAGCCGGGCGCCTACGAGCCGCCGGCCGGGGTCGACCTGATCAGCCACGTGGCCCGCTGGTCCGGTCCGGTGGAACGCACCGGCCGCGCGACGGTGCTGGCCGCTCCGGGGCGCGCCGCCGGGCTGCGCCGCTGGGCGGTGGAGTGCCAGGCCGGTCCGGACGGCGACCGGCTGGTGCTGCCGTACGCCGACGCCGACTACCTGGCCGGCCAGATCGTCGGTTACGGCCCGGACGTCCGCGTGCTGGAACCACCGGAGGTGCGGGAGGCGGTCATCCAGCGGCTCAAGGAGGTCGCCGCCCGCCACGACGAGCTGGCCGTGACCGGGGGTGCCCGGTGA
- a CDS encoding ubiquitin-like protein Pup has translation MATQEGGQTQSGKSREEVDEVTAEANPEVAERHAEITEDVDDLLDEIDSVLEENAEEFVRGYVQKGGQ, from the coding sequence ATGGCGACGCAAGAGGGTGGGCAGACCCAGTCCGGCAAGTCCCGCGAGGAGGTCGACGAGGTCACCGCTGAGGCCAACCCCGAGGTGGCCGAGCGGCACGCCGAGATCACCGAGGACGTGGACGACCTGCTCGACGAGATCGACTCCGTCCTGGAGGAGAACGCCGAGGAGTTCGTTCGGGGATATGTACAAAAGGGCGGCCAGTGA
- a CDS encoding endonuclease domain-containing protein: MYKRAASEAYVRFARQGDGRAVNRRHHDDRTGRVRGIICFNCNGGLGRSRDAPLGPAGAITYLRGTTWQRVLIHPGVFQMCSPTRGRPPSQRS; the protein is encoded by the coding sequence ATGTACAAAAGGGCGGCCAGTGAGGCATATGTCCGTTTCGCCCGCCAGGGCGACGGGCGGGCCGTCAACCGCCGGCACCACGATGATCGCACCGGACGGGTGCGGGGGATAATCTGCTTCAACTGCAACGGTGGTCTTGGCCGGTCCCGGGATGCTCCCTTGGGGCCGGCCGGGGCGATCACGTACCTGAGAGGAACCACGTGGCAGCGGGTTTTGATCCATCCGGGCGTCTTCCAGATGTGTTCACCAACGCGGGGACGTCCTCCTTCACAGCGTTCCTGA
- a CDS encoding DUF3866 family protein yields the protein MVRWRSGTVTAVRRRWAGAAELDVELPDGVRMRALAYPALVGEPEPGDRVLLNAGALLMGLGTGGYALVVALPDRLPPDPPQAGDNRDAGHLVKARYTPLQPILLGVDEEASPHHDRLAAADSVDGMPVVTADLHSALPAILAGVRADAPDARVAYVLTDGGALPAWFSRTLAGLAGHLAGTVSVGQAFGGDLEASTLHSGLLAARHVLGADLAIVAQGPGNLGTGTRWGFSGVAVGEAVNAIATLGGRPVGSLRISNADARPRHRGVSHHSLTAYGRVALAPAELVVPDGLDPGLAAEVAAALTPLADRHRIVTVPAEGLDAALRASPVGLSTMGRGLDADHAYFLAAAAAGRYAAGLLT from the coding sequence ATGGTGCGATGGCGGTCCGGCACGGTCACGGCGGTACGGCGACGGTGGGCCGGCGCTGCCGAACTCGACGTCGAGCTGCCCGACGGCGTCCGGATGCGCGCCCTGGCCTACCCGGCCCTGGTCGGTGAGCCGGAACCCGGCGACCGGGTGCTCCTCAACGCCGGTGCGCTGCTGATGGGCCTCGGCACCGGCGGCTACGCGCTGGTCGTGGCGCTGCCCGACCGGCTGCCCCCGGACCCGCCGCAGGCCGGCGACAACCGCGACGCCGGGCACCTGGTGAAGGCCCGCTACACGCCGCTGCAGCCGATCCTGCTCGGCGTGGACGAGGAGGCATCACCGCACCACGACCGGCTCGCCGCCGCCGACTCGGTCGACGGCATGCCCGTGGTCACCGCCGATCTGCACTCCGCGCTGCCGGCGATCCTGGCCGGGGTACGCGCCGACGCGCCCGACGCCCGGGTCGCGTACGTGCTCACCGACGGCGGGGCGCTGCCGGCCTGGTTCTCCCGCACCCTGGCCGGCCTGGCCGGGCACCTCGCCGGCACGGTGAGCGTGGGCCAGGCGTTCGGCGGCGACCTGGAGGCGAGCACGCTGCACAGCGGCCTGCTCGCCGCGCGGCACGTGCTCGGCGCCGACCTGGCCATCGTCGCCCAGGGCCCCGGCAACCTCGGCACCGGCACCCGCTGGGGCTTCTCCGGCGTCGCCGTCGGCGAGGCGGTGAACGCGATCGCCACGCTGGGCGGGCGCCCGGTCGGCTCGCTGCGCATCTCCAACGCCGACGCCCGGCCCCGGCACCGTGGCGTCTCCCACCACAGCCTCACCGCGTACGGCCGGGTCGCGCTGGCCCCCGCGGAGCTGGTCGTGCCGGACGGTCTCGACCCCGGCCTGGCCGCGGAGGTCGCCGCGGCGCTGACGCCGCTGGCCGACCGCCACCGGATCGTCACCGTGCCCGCCGAGGGCCTCGACGCGGCGCTGCGGGCGAGCCCGGTCGGCCTGTCCACGATGGGCCGGGGCCTGGACGCCGACCACGCCTACTTCCTGGCCGCGGCCGCCGCCGGCCGGTACGCCGCCGGCCTGCTGACCTGA
- the arc gene encoding proteasome ATPase, whose translation MARSDDADSRAARWEKEAHDLSTQVAFLQEELALVRRKLTESPRHVRQLEERLAATQAQLARLTENNERLVSTLKEARAQIVTLKEEIDRLAQPPSGYGVFLAKHDDGTVDVFTGGRKLRVAVSPSLEVDELRRGQEVLLNDALNIVDAFGYERVGEVVMLKEILAGPEGAPGDRALVVSHSDEERIVHLAETLIGSAIRAGDSLMIEPRSAYAYERIPKSEVEELVLEEVPDVNYEDIGGLHSQIEQIRDAVELPFLHSDLFREHQLRPPKGILLYGPPGCGKTLIAKAVANSLAKKIAEREGKDRHTSFFLNIKGPELLNKYVGETERHIRLIFQRAREKAGEGTPVIVFFDEMDSVFRTRGSGVSSDVENTIVPQLLSEIDGVEGLENVIVIGASNREDMIDPAILRPGRLDVKIKIERPDAEAAKDIFSKYILAGLPLHADDLAEHGGDAQATVAAMIDAVVLRMYSETEENRFLEVTYANGDKEVLYFKDFNSGAMIQNIVDRGKKMAIKEFLTSGRKGLRLQHLLDACVDEFRENEDLPNTTNPDDWARISGKKGERIVYIRTLVSGGKGTEAGRSIETASNTGQYL comes from the coding sequence GTGGCACGCAGCGACGACGCGGACTCGCGCGCCGCACGGTGGGAAAAGGAAGCCCACGATCTCTCCACGCAGGTCGCGTTCCTGCAAGAGGAACTCGCTCTGGTGCGGCGCAAGTTGACCGAAAGCCCCCGACACGTCCGGCAGCTCGAAGAGCGGCTGGCGGCCACCCAGGCGCAGTTGGCACGGCTGACCGAGAACAACGAACGGCTCGTGAGCACCCTCAAGGAGGCTCGCGCGCAGATCGTGACGCTCAAGGAGGAGATCGACCGTCTCGCCCAGCCGCCGAGTGGCTACGGCGTGTTCCTGGCCAAGCACGACGACGGCACGGTGGACGTGTTCACCGGCGGGCGCAAGCTCCGGGTGGCCGTCTCGCCGTCGCTCGAGGTCGACGAGCTGCGCCGTGGCCAGGAGGTCCTGCTCAACGACGCGCTCAACATCGTCGACGCGTTCGGTTACGAGCGGGTCGGCGAGGTGGTGATGCTCAAGGAGATCCTGGCGGGCCCCGAGGGCGCTCCGGGTGACCGGGCACTCGTGGTCTCGCACTCCGACGAGGAGCGGATCGTGCACCTCGCCGAGACCCTGATCGGCAGCGCGATCCGGGCCGGTGACTCGCTCATGATCGAGCCCCGCTCGGCGTACGCGTACGAGCGGATCCCCAAGAGCGAGGTCGAGGAACTGGTCCTCGAGGAGGTGCCCGACGTCAACTACGAGGACATCGGTGGCCTCCACTCGCAGATCGAGCAGATCCGCGACGCGGTGGAACTGCCCTTCCTGCACTCCGACCTGTTCCGCGAGCACCAGCTCCGGCCGCCGAAGGGCATCCTGCTCTACGGCCCACCCGGCTGCGGCAAGACGCTCATCGCCAAGGCGGTGGCCAACTCGCTGGCCAAGAAGATCGCCGAGCGGGAGGGGAAGGACCGGCACACCAGCTTCTTCCTCAACATCAAGGGCCCCGAGCTGCTCAACAAGTACGTCGGCGAGACCGAGCGGCACATCCGGCTGATCTTCCAGCGGGCGCGGGAGAAGGCCGGTGAGGGCACGCCGGTGATCGTGTTCTTCGACGAGATGGACTCCGTTTTCCGCACCCGCGGCTCCGGCGTCTCCTCCGACGTGGAGAACACCATCGTCCCGCAGCTGCTCAGCGAGATCGACGGCGTGGAGGGCCTGGAGAACGTCATCGTCATCGGCGCCTCCAACCGGGAAGACATGATCGACCCGGCGATCCTGCGCCCCGGCCGGCTCGACGTGAAGATCAAGATCGAGCGGCCGGACGCCGAGGCGGCGAAGGACATCTTCTCCAAGTACATCCTCGCCGGCCTGCCACTGCACGCCGACGACCTGGCCGAACACGGCGGCGACGCCCAGGCCACCGTCGCGGCGATGATCGACGCGGTGGTCCTGCGGATGTACTCCGAGACCGAGGAGAACCGCTTCCTCGAGGTCACCTACGCCAACGGCGACAAGGAAGTCCTCTACTTCAAGGACTTCAACTCCGGCGCGATGATCCAGAACATCGTCGACCGGGGCAAGAAGATGGCCATCAAGGAGTTCCTCACCTCCGGGCGCAAGGGTCTGCGCCTGCAGCACCTGCTCGACGCCTGCGTCGACGAGTTCCGCGAGAACGAGGACCTCCCGAACACCACCAACCCCGACGACTGGGCCCGCATCTCCGGCAAGAAGGGCGAGCGGATCGTCTACATCCGCACGCTCGTCTCCGGTGGCAAGGGCACCGAGGCCGGCCGGTCCATCGAGACCGCCAGCAACACCGGTCAATACCTGTAG
- a CDS encoding cation diffusion facilitator family transporter, giving the protein MAEPEVKTESVGTVVVAGAANLAIAVAKLVAGLLSGSAAMLSEAAHSLADTTTEVLLYLALRRGARPADTRHPFGYGKESYVWAFLAALFTFVAGAGFAVTHGVTSILVHEHSGEYLVAYVVLAVSFAIESVSLARAVRQVRGESRRWGTTPRRYLRLTADTTVKAVFLEDSAALIGLLIAAGGLTLSHLTGDELYDGIASILIGVLLLVVAVVLARSNISLLVGRSVSDRLHRRIERELADVPTVDRVDTLMTMFLGPDDILVAAKVDFRDDATGADIEAAADEAERRLTGHFPEIGYVFLDPTRSRSAGRTARTTQDEAGRPLDDRNP; this is encoded by the coding sequence ATGGCGGAACCGGAGGTCAAGACCGAGAGCGTCGGCACCGTCGTGGTGGCCGGCGCGGCGAACCTCGCCATCGCCGTCGCCAAGCTGGTCGCGGGCCTGCTCTCCGGCTCCGCGGCGATGCTGTCCGAGGCCGCGCACTCGCTCGCCGACACCACCACCGAGGTGCTGCTCTACCTGGCGCTGCGCCGGGGCGCACGGCCCGCCGACACCCGGCACCCCTTCGGGTACGGCAAGGAGAGCTACGTCTGGGCGTTCCTCGCCGCGCTGTTCACCTTCGTCGCCGGGGCGGGCTTCGCCGTCACCCACGGCGTCACCAGCATCCTGGTGCACGAGCACAGCGGCGAGTACCTCGTCGCGTACGTGGTGCTGGCGGTCTCCTTCGCGATCGAGTCGGTGTCGCTGGCCCGGGCGGTCCGGCAGGTGCGCGGCGAGTCGCGCCGCTGGGGCACCACCCCGCGCCGCTACCTGCGCCTGACCGCCGACACCACCGTCAAGGCGGTCTTCCTGGAGGACAGCGCCGCGCTGATCGGCCTGCTGATCGCCGCCGGCGGGCTCACCCTGTCGCACCTGACCGGCGACGAGCTGTACGACGGGATCGCCTCGATCCTCATCGGCGTGCTGCTGCTGGTCGTCGCCGTCGTCCTGGCCCGCAGCAACATCTCGCTGCTGGTCGGCCGCTCCGTCTCCGACCGGCTGCACCGGCGCATCGAACGGGAGCTGGCGGACGTCCCGACCGTGGACCGGGTCGACACGCTGATGACCATGTTCCTCGGCCCCGACGACATCCTCGTCGCCGCCAAGGTCGACTTCCGGGACGACGCCACCGGCGCCGACATCGAGGCCGCCGCCGACGAGGCCGAACGCCGGCTCACCGGCCACTTCCCGGAGATCGGGTACGTCTTCCTCGACCCCACCCGGTCCCGTTCGGCCGGCCGGACCGCCCGCACCACCCAGGACGAGGCGGGCCGCCCGCTCGACGACCGGAACCCCTGA
- the prcB gene encoding proteasome subunit beta, which yields MAAGFDPSGRLPDVFTNAGTSSFTAFLSKVAPEMLPGRRPLPPGMAADMAPHATTIVAISAAGGVVMAGDRRATMGNLIAQRDIEKVHPADAYSLVGIAGTAGIGIELMRLFQVELEHYEKIEGAMLSLDGKANRLASMIRGNLGAAMQGLAVIPLFAGFDLAASDPARAGRIFSFDVTGGPYEETGYDAIGSGSLFAKSALKKRFRAGLSVEDATRLAVEALYDAADDDTATGGPDLTRRIYPVVMTATAEGTHRLTDAETAAIAESVVSGRMENPGG from the coding sequence GTGGCAGCGGGTTTTGATCCATCCGGGCGTCTTCCAGATGTGTTCACCAACGCGGGGACGTCCTCCTTCACAGCGTTCCTGAGCAAGGTGGCCCCCGAGATGCTGCCCGGCCGTCGGCCGCTGCCGCCCGGCATGGCCGCCGACATGGCGCCGCACGCGACCACCATCGTGGCCATCTCGGCCGCCGGCGGCGTGGTCATGGCCGGCGACCGGCGCGCCACGATGGGCAACCTGATCGCCCAGCGCGACATCGAGAAGGTGCACCCGGCCGACGCGTACTCGCTCGTCGGCATCGCGGGCACCGCCGGCATCGGCATCGAGCTGATGCGACTGTTCCAGGTGGAGCTGGAGCACTACGAGAAGATCGAGGGCGCGATGCTCTCGCTCGACGGCAAGGCCAACCGGCTGGCGTCGATGATCCGCGGCAACCTGGGCGCGGCCATGCAGGGCCTCGCGGTGATCCCGCTGTTCGCCGGCTTCGACCTGGCCGCGAGCGACCCGGCGCGGGCCGGGCGGATCTTCAGCTTCGACGTGACCGGTGGCCCGTACGAGGAGACCGGTTACGACGCCATCGGCTCCGGTTCGCTGTTCGCCAAGTCCGCGCTGAAGAAGCGGTTCCGGGCCGGCCTGTCGGTCGAGGACGCGACGCGGCTGGCGGTCGAGGCGCTCTACGACGCGGCGGACGACGACACCGCCACCGGCGGCCCCGACCTGACCCGGCGGATCTACCCGGTCGTGATGACCGCTACCGCCGAGGGCACCCACCGGCTCACCGACGCCGAGACGGCGGCGATCGCGGAGAGCGTGGTGTCCGGCCGGATGGAGAACCCCGGCGGCTGA
- the pafA gene encoding Pup--protein ligase, whose product MERRIFGLETEYGVTCTYRGQRRLSPDEVARYLFRRVVSWGRSSNVFLRNGARLYLDVGSHPEYATPECDSVTDLVAHDRAGERILEGLLVDAEKRLHDEGIAGEIYLFKNNTDSAGNSYGCHENYLVSRHGEFGRLADVLIPFLVTRQLICGAGKVLQTPRGAVYCLSQRAEHIWEGVSSATTRSRPIINTRDEPHADAERYRRLHVIVGDSNMNEVTTLLKVGTADIVLRMIEAGVVMRDLTLENPIRAIREVSHDITGRRKVRLASGKEVSALEIQQEYLAKATEFVERRGGDQTAKRVVELWGRVLRAVETGDLDPVAREIDWVTKLKLIERYQRKHDLPLSHPRVAQMDLAYHDLRRGRGLYGLLERRREVDRVATDPEIFEAKETPPQTTRARLRGEFIRHAQEKRRDFTVDWVHLKLNDQAQRTVLCKDPFRAYDERVERLIASM is encoded by the coding sequence ATGGAGCGGCGAATCTTCGGCCTCGAAACCGAGTACGGCGTCACCTGCACCTATCGCGGGCAACGCCGACTGTCCCCCGACGAGGTCGCGCGGTACCTGTTCCGGCGGGTGGTGTCGTGGGGCCGGTCGAGCAACGTGTTCCTCCGCAACGGCGCCCGCCTCTATCTCGATGTCGGTTCGCACCCGGAGTACGCGACTCCGGAGTGCGACTCGGTGACCGACCTGGTGGCCCACGACCGGGCCGGTGAGCGGATCCTGGAGGGGCTGCTCGTCGATGCGGAGAAGCGGCTGCACGACGAGGGCATCGCGGGCGAGATCTACCTGTTCAAGAACAACACCGACTCGGCCGGCAACTCGTACGGCTGCCACGAGAACTACCTGGTGTCCCGGCACGGCGAGTTCGGCCGGCTGGCCGACGTGCTCATCCCGTTCCTGGTCACCCGGCAGCTGATCTGCGGCGCGGGCAAGGTGCTGCAGACGCCGCGCGGCGCCGTCTACTGCCTGTCCCAGCGGGCCGAGCACATCTGGGAGGGCGTCTCCTCGGCGACCACCCGCAGCCGGCCGATCATCAACACCCGGGACGAGCCGCACGCGGACGCGGAGCGCTACCGCCGGCTGCACGTGATCGTCGGCGACTCGAACATGAACGAGGTCACCACGCTGCTGAAGGTCGGCACGGCCGACATCGTGCTGCGGATGATCGAGGCCGGCGTGGTGATGCGCGACCTGACGCTGGAGAACCCGATCCGGGCCATCCGCGAGGTGTCGCACGACATCACCGGCCGGCGCAAGGTGCGGCTGGCCTCCGGCAAGGAGGTCTCGGCGCTGGAGATCCAGCAGGAATACCTGGCCAAGGCGACGGAGTTCGTGGAGCGCCGGGGCGGCGACCAGACCGCGAAGCGGGTGGTCGAGCTGTGGGGCCGGGTGCTGCGCGCGGTCGAGACCGGCGATCTGGACCCGGTGGCCCGGGAGATCGACTGGGTCACCAAGCTGAAGCTGATCGAGCGCTACCAGCGCAAGCACGACCTGCCGTTGTCGCACCCGCGGGTGGCGCAGATGGACCTGGCCTACCACGACCTGCGGCGCGGCCGCGGCCTGTACGGGCTGCTGGAGCGTCGTCGCGAGGTGGACCGGGTGGCCACCGACCCGGAGATCTTCGAGGCGAAGGAGACGCCGCCGCAGACGACGCGGGCGCGGCTGCGCGGTGAGTTCATCCGGCACGCACAGGAGAAGCGGCGCGACTTCACCGTGGACTGGGTGCACCTGAAGCTGAACGACCAGGCGCAGCGCACGGTGCTGTGCAAGGACCCGTTCCGGGCCTACGACGAGCGGGTGGAACGGCTGATCGCCAGCATGTGA
- a CDS encoding ferredoxin yields the protein MTDVATDQLQVWVDQDLCTGDGLCVQYAPEVFEFDVDGLAYVKGPDGELRQAAGARVDVPEHLRLEVIDSAKECPGECIHVVRGSDGVEVAGPEADD from the coding sequence GTGACCGACGTCGCGACCGACCAGTTGCAGGTCTGGGTGGATCAGGACCTCTGCACCGGTGACGGGCTCTGCGTGCAGTACGCGCCGGAGGTCTTCGAGTTCGACGTCGACGGCCTGGCGTACGTCAAGGGGCCGGACGGCGAGCTGCGGCAGGCCGCCGGTGCCCGGGTGGATGTGCCGGAACACCTGCGCCTCGAGGTGATCGACTCGGCGAAGGAGTGCCCGGGCGAGTGCATCCACGTCGTGCGCGGCAGCGACGGCGTCGAGGTGGCCGGCCCGGAGGCCGACGACTGA
- the prcA gene encoding proteasome subunit alpha translates to MAMQFYASPEQIMRDRSELARKGIARGRSAVVLSYAGGVLFVAENLSSTLHKVSEIYDRIGFAAVGRYNEFENLRRAGVRMADLNGLSYDRRDVTGLALANAYAQTLGAIFTEQSKPFEVEICVAEVGATAEDDSLYRVTYDGSVNDEPGRMAMGGQAEAISGVLKNEHRPEMSLSEAVRAAMKALSSVGGEGGAARTIAANQLEVAVLDRRRVGRTFRRVTGAALTALLDGDAEADTAPAPGRAKTPAVPTEEAKKPTTSAGSADLEGNAEDKPAE, encoded by the coding sequence GTGGCCATGCAGTTCTACGCCTCGCCCGAGCAGATCATGCGCGACCGCTCCGAGTTGGCCCGCAAGGGCATCGCCCGGGGCCGCAGCGCGGTGGTCCTGAGCTACGCGGGCGGGGTGCTCTTCGTCGCCGAGAACCTGTCCAGCACGCTGCACAAGGTCAGCGAGATCTACGACCGGATCGGCTTCGCCGCCGTGGGCCGGTACAACGAGTTCGAGAACCTGCGCCGCGCGGGCGTGCGGATGGCCGACCTCAACGGGCTCAGCTACGACCGCCGGGACGTGACCGGCCTGGCGCTTGCGAACGCGTACGCGCAGACGCTGGGCGCGATCTTCACCGAGCAGTCGAAGCCGTTCGAGGTGGAGATCTGCGTGGCCGAGGTGGGCGCCACCGCCGAGGACGACTCCCTCTACCGGGTGACCTACGACGGCTCGGTGAACGACGAGCCGGGCCGGATGGCGATGGGTGGTCAGGCCGAGGCGATCAGCGGGGTGCTGAAGAACGAGCACCGGCCGGAGATGTCGCTGTCCGAGGCGGTGCGCGCCGCGATGAAGGCGCTGAGCAGCGTCGGCGGTGAGGGCGGGGCGGCCCGGACGATCGCCGCGAACCAGCTGGAGGTGGCGGTCCTGGACCGGCGCCGGGTGGGGCGTACCTTCCGGCGGGTGACGGGCGCTGCGCTCACCGCGCTGCTGGACGGCGACGCCGAGGCCGACACCGCCCCGGCGCCGGGCCGGGCGAAGACGCCGGCCGTGCCGACGGAGGAGGCGAAGAAGCCGACCACGTCGGCGGGTTCGGCCGATCTGGAGGGCAACGCGGAGGACAAGCCCGCCGAGTGA